The following are encoded in a window of Algiphilus aromaticivorans DG1253 genomic DNA:
- a CDS encoding CDGSH iron-sulfur domain-containing protein produces the protein MSTTDQGPRLLTLARGSYRVCACGAQVLCPSDCRRADEAIPLQVRRRAERVWLCRCGRSARWPHCDGSHNR, from the coding sequence ATGAGCACCACTGACCAAGGCCCGAGGCTGCTGACGCTGGCGCGCGGGAGTTACCGCGTGTGCGCTTGCGGTGCGCAAGTGCTCTGTCCATCGGATTGCCGGCGCGCCGATGAAGCGATTCCTCTGCAGGTTCGGCGCCGGGCCGAGCGCGTTTGGCTTTGCCGCTGCGGCAGGAGCGCGCGCTGGCCACACTGCGACGGCAGCCACAATCGGTGA
- a CDS encoding acyl-CoA dehydrogenase: MTTLIITLAAVAIAWALAFTGAPLLAWTGVLGASLIAAAATGYLGPVGLGVLGLVFAAFAFFSIRPLRAAVATRPIFAAFKKVLPEMSSTEREALEAGDVWWEGEMFRGRPDWQQLHDFQATQLTEAEQAFLENEVETLCSMIDDWEIEFEQRAVPEPVMAYIRDNGFLSMLIPAEHGGLGFSAVAQSAVVTKIATKSIAVAVTVMVPNSLGPGELLVHYGTPEQQKKWLPGLVSGKEIPCFGLTGPEVGSDATAMPDNGVVCYDEIDGQRTLGIRLNFSKRWITLAPIATVVGLAFKLEDPDGLLGDRSKTEYGITCALVPANHPGVEVGRRHYPGSAFMNGTVTGRDVFIPIDWIIGGADKAGGGWRMLVECLSAGRGISLPALAAAAGQAAYRMTGAYGRIRRQFKLAIGKFEGVQEASGRIAGLTYTLESMRLLTASGVDHCTPSVVTAVAKYHMTEMMRRIIIDAMDIHSGRGVQQGPRNYLAAGYKAAPIAITVEGANIMTRNLMIFGQGAIRCHPHVFPEMEAARADDLSAFDRELWSHIGYSVNRGVRAFTLGLTGAKLARAPEAGPLSDYYRQLERMSASLAFVSDVTMGMLGGDLKRKERLSARLGDVLSQLYIASGVLWYFRHHGSREDHVTHARWALDNCLAEIHKAFDGFFANFPSRPMAGLMRTMVFPWGRPYREPSDALTGEIAESLMAPSRLRDELTQLVYVNGGKEDPIGRIEHTFELLIKAEEPYLKYFKALSAGELDGHTPEKKLADAVSKGVLSAEERDLVAEYDAARYDAIQTDDFPASYFAQFAGTTSHEEVEEEQRQVA, translated from the coding sequence ATGACAACTCTCATCATCACCCTTGCCGCCGTCGCCATCGCCTGGGCGCTGGCATTTACCGGGGCACCGTTGCTCGCCTGGACCGGCGTTCTGGGCGCTAGCCTGATTGCCGCCGCCGCGACGGGCTACCTGGGCCCGGTCGGGCTCGGCGTGCTGGGCCTTGTCTTCGCCGCATTCGCCTTCTTCTCGATCCGCCCGCTGCGAGCCGCAGTCGCGACGCGACCGATCTTTGCGGCCTTCAAGAAGGTGCTGCCGGAGATGTCATCCACCGAGCGCGAAGCGCTGGAGGCCGGCGACGTCTGGTGGGAAGGCGAGATGTTCCGTGGCCGCCCGGACTGGCAGCAGCTGCACGATTTCCAGGCCACCCAGCTCACCGAAGCCGAGCAGGCATTCCTCGAGAACGAGGTCGAGACGCTCTGCAGCATGATCGACGACTGGGAGATCGAGTTCGAGCAACGCGCCGTGCCCGAACCGGTCATGGCCTACATCCGCGACAACGGCTTCCTGTCCATGCTGATCCCGGCCGAGCACGGCGGCCTCGGCTTCTCGGCCGTGGCGCAGTCTGCGGTGGTCACCAAGATCGCCACCAAGTCGATCGCCGTGGCGGTGACGGTAATGGTGCCGAACTCACTCGGCCCGGGCGAGTTGCTGGTGCACTACGGCACGCCCGAGCAGCAGAAGAAGTGGCTGCCCGGTCTCGTGTCCGGCAAGGAGATTCCCTGCTTCGGCCTGACCGGCCCGGAAGTCGGCTCCGACGCCACCGCCATGCCCGACAACGGGGTGGTCTGTTACGACGAAATCGACGGCCAGCGCACGCTGGGCATCCGCCTCAACTTCTCCAAGCGCTGGATCACACTGGCGCCCATCGCCACCGTTGTCGGCCTGGCGTTCAAGCTGGAGGACCCGGACGGTCTGCTGGGTGATCGCTCCAAGACGGAGTACGGCATCACCTGCGCGCTGGTACCGGCCAATCATCCGGGTGTGGAAGTCGGCCGCCGCCACTATCCCGGCTCCGCCTTCATGAACGGCACCGTGACGGGCCGCGACGTCTTCATCCCCATCGACTGGATCATCGGCGGCGCCGACAAGGCCGGCGGCGGCTGGCGCATGCTCGTGGAGTGCCTCTCCGCAGGCCGCGGCATCTCGCTGCCGGCGCTGGCCGCCGCCGCCGGCCAGGCCGCCTATCGCATGACGGGCGCCTATGGCCGCATCCGCCGCCAGTTCAAGCTCGCCATCGGCAAGTTCGAGGGGGTGCAGGAGGCCAGCGGCCGCATCGCCGGCCTAACCTACACCCTGGAATCGATGCGCCTGCTCACTGCCTCGGGCGTGGATCACTGCACGCCGTCGGTCGTCACAGCCGTGGCCAAGTACCACATGACCGAGATGATGCGCCGCATCATCATCGATGCCATGGACATCCATAGCGGGCGGGGCGTGCAGCAGGGTCCGCGCAACTATCTGGCCGCCGGCTACAAGGCAGCCCCCATCGCCATCACGGTGGAAGGGGCCAACATCATGACGCGCAACCTGATGATCTTCGGTCAGGGCGCCATCCGCTGCCATCCGCACGTCTTCCCGGAGATGGAGGCCGCGCGCGCCGACGACCTGAGCGCTTTCGATCGCGAGCTGTGGTCGCACATCGGCTATTCGGTGAATCGCGGTGTGCGCGCTTTCACCCTCGGGCTGACCGGCGCCAAGCTGGCACGTGCCCCCGAGGCCGGCCCGCTGTCCGACTACTACCGGCAGCTGGAGCGCATGAGTGCCTCGCTGGCCTTCGTCTCAGACGTCACCATGGGCATGCTCGGTGGCGACCTCAAGCGCAAGGAGCGTCTGTCGGCACGACTGGGCGACGTGCTGTCGCAGCTCTATATCGCCTCCGGCGTGCTCTGGTACTTCCGCCACCACGGTAGCCGCGAGGATCACGTCACGCATGCACGCTGGGCGCTGGACAACTGCCTGGCCGAAATCCACAAGGCCTTCGACGGCTTCTTCGCCAACTTCCCGAGCCGGCCCATGGCCGGGCTGATGCGCACCATGGTCTTCCCCTGGGGCCGGCCCTACCGCGAGCCCTCGGATGCGCTCACCGGCGAAATCGCCGAGAGCCTGATGGCACCCAGCCGCCTGCGCGACGAGCTCACGCAGCTGGTCTACGTCAACGGGGGCAAGGAGGACCCCATCGGTCGCATCGAGCACACCTTCGAGCTGCTGATCAAGGCCGAGGAGCCCTACCTGAAGTACTTCAAGGCGCTGTCCGCCGGCGAGCTGGACGGTCACACGCCCGAGAAGAAGCTGGCCGACGCCGTGTCCAAGGGTGTGCTCTCGGCCGAGGAGCGCGATCTGGTCGCCGAATACGACGCGGCGCGCTACGACGCCATCCAGACCGACGACTTCCCGGCATCCTACTTCGCGCAGTTCGCCGGCACGACCTCGCACGAAGAGGTCGAAGAGGAGCAGCGTCAGGTGGCCTAG
- a CDS encoding DUF1329 domain-containing protein, translating into MKKLFWLVPALALMTAPGAALAGVSEEEAERLEEGGDLTPWGAEKAGNEDGSIPAWDGGLTEIPDCYEGEGSWYCNPFPDDEPAYVITADNVDEYADLLSEGQKAMFETYPESYKMPVYETRRNFRNPEFIYEGTRRNATEANLGGGGEALEGAINGYPFPIPKSGHEVIWNHKTRYLGRWVQRWNNQFAVTQNGRYNRVTIREDVYFPYNFPGNEPEDLDNVLIYFLQVVTEPPRLAGTITLVHETMDQVKEPRRAWQYNPGQRRLRRAPNVAYDNPGTASDGLRTNDQTDTFNGAMDRYTWKLVGKKEMLVPANSYPLHNQDLSYDDIVTSGHINQDHTRYERRRVWIVDAETKPGTTHIYKRRKFYVDEDGWQIRLVDIYDRRDELWRFQEAHTVLAYDKPFQVPIGETIYDLQNGRYLVQALNNEHPENVEREFDADYFKPSNVSRQATR; encoded by the coding sequence ATGAAGAAGCTCTTCTGGCTTGTTCCAGCGCTTGCGCTGATGACGGCGCCTGGCGCCGCCCTTGCCGGGGTGTCCGAGGAAGAGGCCGAGCGTCTGGAGGAAGGCGGCGATCTCACGCCCTGGGGCGCCGAGAAGGCCGGCAACGAGGACGGCAGCATCCCGGCCTGGGACGGAGGCCTGACCGAGATTCCCGACTGCTATGAGGGCGAAGGCTCCTGGTATTGCAACCCCTTCCCCGATGACGAGCCTGCCTACGTCATCACCGCTGACAATGTCGACGAGTACGCGGATCTGCTGTCGGAAGGCCAGAAGGCCATGTTCGAAACCTATCCGGAAAGCTACAAGATGCCCGTCTACGAGACGCGGCGGAATTTCCGGAATCCCGAGTTCATCTATGAGGGCACGCGCCGCAATGCCACCGAGGCCAATCTCGGCGGCGGCGGCGAAGCGCTCGAAGGCGCCATCAATGGCTATCCCTTCCCGATCCCGAAGAGCGGTCACGAAGTCATCTGGAACCACAAGACCCGCTATCTGGGGCGCTGGGTGCAGCGCTGGAACAACCAGTTCGCGGTGACGCAGAACGGGCGCTACAACCGGGTGACGATCCGCGAGGACGTCTATTTCCCCTACAACTTCCCCGGTAACGAGCCCGAGGATCTGGATAACGTCCTGATCTACTTCCTGCAGGTGGTGACGGAGCCGCCGCGTCTGGCGGGCACCATCACTCTGGTGCACGAGACCATGGACCAGGTGAAGGAGCCGCGGCGTGCCTGGCAGTACAACCCCGGCCAGCGCCGCCTCCGTCGTGCGCCGAACGTGGCCTACGACAACCCGGGTACAGCTTCGGACGGTCTGCGCACGAACGACCAGACCGACACCTTCAACGGCGCGATGGATCGCTACACCTGGAAACTCGTCGGCAAGAAGGAAATGCTCGTCCCGGCCAACAGCTATCCGCTGCACAATCAGGATCTCAGCTACGACGACATCGTCACGTCGGGGCATATCAACCAGGACCACACGCGCTACGAGCGCCGCCGGGTCTGGATCGTGGACGCCGAGACGAAGCCGGGCACCACGCATATCTACAAGCGCCGGAAGTTCTATGTCGACGAGGATGGCTGGCAGATCCGCCTGGTCGATATCTACGATCGCCGCGACGAGCTGTGGCGCTTCCAGGAGGCGCACACGGTCCTCGCCTATGACAAGCCCTTCCAGGTGCCGATCGGTGAGACCATCTACGACCTGCAGAATGGGCGTTATCTGGTGCAGGCGCTGAACAACGAGCATCCGGAGAATGTGGAGCGCGAGTTCGATGCCGACTACTTCAAGCCTTCCAACGTTTCGCGCCAGGCCACCCGCTGA
- the speA gene encoding biosynthetic arginine decarboxylase: MTDSSWRPADAATAYNIPEWSEGYVAVGQQGHLLVQPRGAGGPAIDLAALTRRLPSEGLELPVLLRFGDILADRIRSLVNAFDEARAALDYAGGYTLVYPIKVNQQQTVVAGIVRAGGDRVGLEAGSKPELAAVLGSAAPGSVIVCNGYKDRAYVRRALIGEKLGHRVYIVIEKLSELAIVMREAEALKVAPRIGLRVRLAAISAGKWQNTGGERSKFGLSATQVLRALDTLRAAGQLEAVQMLHFHLGSQVANVGDIHRSMREAARFYAELRNAGAPVTVVDVGGGLGVDYEGTRSRSYCSMNYSPREYATAILRSLKDTCAQGGHPEPEVISESGRALTAHHAVLITDVVDVEAVPSGPVPKPGAEDPAPLQELHSVQAQLDARPPLELLYDAAAWLGDVHSQYSHGLLDLAARARAEQLYVAIAQGVRARLDPSIRAHREALDELEQRLASKYFCNFSVFQSLPDIWAIQQVFPILPIHRLDERPDQRVALCDLTCDSDGRIDHYVDRRGIEATMAAHSLRTDEPYWLGFFMVGAYQEILGDMHNLFGDTNAVNVVLDETAPDGWRLESPEQGDAASDLLRYVHFAPEALMRSYRSKINGLGLPRREASALLSELEAGLSGYTYLSEA, encoded by the coding sequence ATGACCGATTCCAGCTGGCGCCCCGCTGACGCGGCGACCGCCTACAACATTCCCGAGTGGAGCGAAGGCTATGTCGCCGTCGGGCAGCAGGGCCATCTGCTCGTGCAGCCGCGCGGCGCCGGCGGACCGGCCATCGATCTCGCCGCGCTGACCCGGCGCCTGCCCAGCGAAGGCCTGGAGCTGCCCGTGCTGCTGCGCTTCGGCGACATCCTCGCGGACCGCATCCGATCCCTGGTCAATGCCTTCGACGAGGCACGCGCCGCGCTCGACTACGCCGGTGGCTACACCCTGGTCTATCCCATCAAGGTCAACCAGCAGCAGACAGTAGTGGCAGGCATCGTGCGCGCGGGTGGCGACCGGGTCGGCCTGGAAGCCGGCAGCAAGCCCGAGCTGGCTGCCGTCCTGGGCTCGGCCGCGCCGGGCTCGGTCATCGTATGCAACGGCTACAAGGATCGCGCCTACGTCCGGCGCGCGCTGATCGGCGAGAAGCTCGGCCACCGCGTCTACATCGTCATCGAGAAGCTCTCCGAGCTCGCCATCGTCATGCGCGAGGCTGAAGCGCTGAAGGTGGCGCCGCGCATCGGCCTGCGCGTGCGTCTGGCCGCCATCAGCGCCGGCAAGTGGCAGAACACCGGTGGCGAGCGCTCCAAGTTCGGACTGTCGGCGACGCAGGTGCTGCGCGCGCTGGACACGCTGCGCGCCGCCGGGCAGCTGGAGGCGGTACAGATGCTGCACTTCCATCTTGGTTCGCAGGTCGCCAATGTCGGCGACATCCACCGCAGCATGCGCGAAGCGGCCCGCTTCTACGCCGAGCTGCGCAACGCCGGCGCACCGGTGACCGTGGTGGATGTCGGCGGCGGTCTGGGCGTGGACTACGAGGGCACACGCTCGCGCTCCTACTGCTCGATGAACTATTCGCCGCGCGAATACGCCACAGCCATCCTGCGTAGCCTGAAGGACACCTGCGCGCAAGGCGGCCACCCGGAGCCGGAAGTCATCTCCGAATCCGGCCGCGCGCTCACCGCGCATCACGCCGTGCTGATCACCGACGTCGTCGACGTCGAGGCCGTGCCCTCCGGACCGGTGCCGAAACCAGGCGCGGAAGACCCGGCGCCGCTGCAGGAGCTGCACAGCGTGCAGGCCCAGCTCGATGCGCGGCCGCCACTGGAGCTGCTCTACGATGCCGCGGCCTGGCTCGGCGACGTGCACAGCCAGTACAGCCACGGCCTGCTGGATCTTGCGGCGCGGGCGCGCGCCGAGCAGCTCTACGTCGCTATCGCCCAGGGCGTGCGCGCACGCCTGGATCCAAGCATCCGCGCGCACCGCGAGGCACTCGACGAGCTGGAGCAGCGCCTGGCAAGCAAGTACTTCTGCAACTTCTCGGTATTCCAGTCGCTGCCCGACATCTGGGCCATCCAGCAGGTCTTCCCCATCCTGCCCATCCATCGCCTCGACGAGCGTCCCGACCAGCGCGTGGCGCTGTGCGATCTGACCTGCGACTCGGACGGCCGCATCGACCACTACGTCGACCGCCGCGGCATCGAGGCCACTATGGCCGCGCACAGCCTGCGCACCGACGAGCCCTACTGGCTCGGCTTCTTCATGGTCGGCGCCTATCAGGAGATCCTGGGCGACATGCACAACCTCTTCGGCGACACCAACGCCGTCAACGTTGTGCTGGACGAAACAGCGCCGGACGGCTGGCGGCTGGAATCGCCCGAGCAGGGGGACGCCGCCAGCGACCTGCTGCGCTACGTGCATTTCGCGCCCGAGGCGCTGATGCGCAGCTACCGCAGCAAGATCAACGGACTCGGCCTGCCGCGCCGCGAGGCCTCTGCCCTGCTCTCCGAGCTGGAGGCAGGCCTGTCCGGCTATACCTACCTCAGCGAAGCGTGA
- the speE gene encoding polyamine aminopropyltransferase has translation MTLPQNNWFTEIDETTGTALSLRLGEHVHGEDTPIQRIDIYRTDTFGYLMTIDGCTMVSTRDNFLYHEMMAHPVLNAHAAPKRVAIIGGGDCGTLNEVLKHPEVESAIQIEIDERVTRLAEQYFPELCARNDDPRAELFFGDGLAWMRDAEPGSVDVVIVDSTDPVGPAEGLFGPKFYGDVFRALGKDGLLVHQSESPLLHQQLIVAMHRAMREAGFAQTHLLHFPQPIYPSGWWSASLGCKRPLTAEERLDERAIAALETQYYNAATHRAAFALPNYLREQLDAL, from the coding sequence ATGACGCTGCCGCAGAACAACTGGTTCACCGAAATCGACGAAACCACGGGCACGGCATTGTCGCTCAGACTGGGCGAGCACGTGCACGGCGAGGACACGCCGATCCAGCGTATCGACATCTACCGCACCGATACCTTCGGCTACCTGATGACCATCGACGGCTGCACGATGGTGAGCACGCGCGACAACTTCCTCTATCACGAGATGATGGCGCATCCGGTGCTCAACGCCCATGCCGCGCCGAAGCGCGTGGCCATCATCGGTGGCGGCGACTGCGGCACCCTCAACGAGGTGCTCAAGCACCCCGAGGTGGAATCCGCGATTCAGATCGAGATCGACGAGCGCGTCACGCGCTTGGCCGAGCAGTATTTCCCGGAGCTCTGCGCGCGCAACGACGATCCGCGCGCCGAACTCTTCTTCGGTGACGGGCTGGCCTGGATGCGCGACGCCGAGCCGGGCAGCGTGGACGTCGTCATCGTCGATTCCACCGACCCGGTGGGGCCGGCCGAGGGGCTGTTCGGCCCGAAGTTCTACGGCGACGTGTTCCGCGCGCTGGGCAAGGACGGCCTGCTGGTGCATCAGTCGGAATCGCCGCTGCTGCATCAGCAGCTGATCGTGGCCATGCATCGCGCCATGCGCGAGGCAGGTTTCGCGCAGACGCATCTGTTGCACTTCCCGCAGCCGATCTATCCCTCGGGCTGGTGGAGCGCCTCGCTGGGTTGCAAGCGTCCGCTGACGGCGGAGGAACGCCTCGATGAGCGCGCCATCGCCGCGTTGGAGACGCAGTACTACAATGCCGCCACGCATCGCGCGGCATTTGCCCTGCCCAACTATCTGCGCGAGCAGCTCGACGCGCTCTGA
- a CDS encoding P-II family nitrogen regulator: MKMLTAIIKPFKLDAVREALADIGVQGMTVTEVRGFGRQKGHTELYRGAEYTVDLLPKIKLEVALPEDMIDRAVEAIQSAAKTGQIGDGKIFISTLEQTVRIRTGETGDGAV; encoded by the coding sequence ATGAAAATGCTTACCGCCATCATCAAGCCCTTCAAGCTCGACGCCGTGCGCGAGGCGCTGGCCGACATCGGCGTGCAGGGCATGACGGTGACCGAAGTCCGCGGCTTCGGTCGTCAGAAGGGGCACACCGAGCTGTACCGCGGCGCCGAGTACACGGTGGACCTGCTGCCCAAGATCAAGCTGGAGGTCGCGCTTCCCGAGGACATGATCGATCGCGCCGTCGAGGCGATTCAGTCCGCAGCAAAAACCGGGCAGATCGGCGACGGCAAGATCTTCATCAGCACGCTGGAGCAGACCGTGCGCATCCGTACCGGCGAAACCGGCGACGGCGCCGTCTAG
- a CDS encoding DUF4124 domain-containing protein, whose product MSQHSPRASAALGFALLLLTSGASAPAGAEVYQWRDSSGHLHFGDRPPATVDYQLFEPSGAIADNAAPASGNRDETPTQQAGADAAAACTEARETLERYRNADRLVETTDSGEERKLSETEREEIIAMQQGLVDRACG is encoded by the coding sequence ATGAGTCAGCATTCTCCACGAGCAAGCGCAGCGCTCGGCTTCGCACTGCTGCTGCTGACCTCCGGCGCCAGCGCCCCCGCCGGGGCCGAGGTCTATCAGTGGCGCGACAGCAGCGGTCATCTGCATTTCGGCGACCGGCCACCGGCTACCGTCGACTACCAGCTCTTCGAGCCTTCGGGCGCGATTGCCGACAACGCCGCCCCGGCGTCCGGAAACCGTGACGAGACGCCAACGCAGCAGGCCGGGGCCGATGCGGCCGCCGCATGCACCGAGGCGCGTGAGACCCTGGAGCGCTACCGCAACGCTGACCGGCTGGTGGAGACCACCGACAGCGGCGAAGAGCGCAAGCTGAGCGAGACCGAGCGCGAGGAGATCATCGCCATGCAGCAGGGTCTCGTCGACCGCGCCTGCGGCTGA
- a CDS encoding alpha/beta fold hydrolase: protein MRLADSLIRRGAAAGEQALQWLSVAVERATDSEAFYAADQTPFEVLLDDGLMRLRYYSPLENDRITVGEQELTVARQEHAVPLLLVPPLAASTMIFDLLPHRSLVRYLRARGFAVYLVDWGDPDADDVHLGLRHYCTEKLPAAVAALRAHARTQDISLLGYCMGGLFALIYAGWARDPGIRNLVTIASPVDYHEMGAAGELLQRLRLPTRLVRRFTGFRVHNINPKYLRIPGIAASVAFKLSNPKGTLAAYIDLLMNLGDREYVVEHATTAAWFNRMHDYPGGIVQDFIVRVGLDNALARGEIPLGEARSSLLRGLDCNLLAIAGDTDRIVPEASARHVLDVVASGDQDFRVAPGGHAGVFGGARAPETTWRWAADWLAPRSRAAADQAA from the coding sequence ATGCGTCTGGCCGACAGCTTGATACGCCGCGGCGCCGCCGCCGGCGAGCAGGCGCTGCAATGGCTCAGCGTGGCCGTCGAACGCGCCACCGACAGCGAAGCCTTCTACGCCGCCGATCAGACCCCCTTTGAGGTGCTTCTCGACGACGGCTTGATGCGTCTGCGCTACTACTCGCCGCTGGAGAATGACCGCATCACTGTCGGCGAGCAGGAGCTGACCGTGGCCCGGCAGGAGCACGCCGTGCCGTTGCTGCTGGTACCGCCGCTGGCCGCCAGCACCATGATCTTCGACCTGCTGCCGCACCGCAGCCTGGTGCGCTATCTGCGCGCCCGAGGCTTTGCCGTCTATCTCGTCGACTGGGGCGACCCGGATGCCGACGATGTCCACCTCGGCCTGCGCCACTACTGCACCGAGAAGCTGCCGGCGGCCGTGGCGGCACTGCGCGCGCACGCCAGGACGCAGGATATCTCCCTGCTCGGCTACTGCATGGGCGGACTCTTCGCTCTGATCTACGCCGGCTGGGCGCGCGATCCGGGCATCCGCAACCTGGTGACCATCGCCAGCCCGGTCGACTATCACGAGATGGGCGCAGCCGGCGAGCTGCTGCAGCGCCTGCGCCTGCCGACCCGGCTGGTGCGCCGCTTCACCGGCTTCCGCGTGCACAACATCAACCCGAAGTACCTGCGCATCCCGGGCATCGCCGCCTCGGTAGCCTTCAAGCTCAGCAACCCGAAGGGTACGCTGGCGGCCTACATCGACCTGCTAATGAACCTCGGCGACCGCGAATACGTCGTCGAGCACGCCACCACGGCGGCCTGGTTCAACCGCATGCACGATTACCCCGGCGGCATCGTGCAGGACTTCATCGTGCGCGTCGGCCTGGACAATGCGCTGGCGCGCGGCGAGATTCCGCTGGGCGAAGCGCGCAGCAGCCTGCTGCGCGGGCTGGACTGCAACCTGCTGGCCATCGCCGGCGATACCGACCGCATCGTGCCCGAGGCCTCGGCACGGCACGTGCTGGACGTCGTGGCCAGCGGTGACCAGGATTTCCGTGTCGCCCCCGGCGGGCACGCCGGCGTCTTCGGCGGCGCACGCGCGCCGGAAACCACCTGGCGCTGGGCCGCGGACTGGCTGGCGCCGCGCTCGCGCGCGGCTGCCGATCAGGCTGCCTGA
- a CDS encoding alpha/beta fold hydrolase — MAKLRMRDGAKLNYIEVGRGDPVILLHGFAMRGAHWLPFVARHAHRHRFILPDLRGFGGSHELPLSGERLLDQHADDLHDLITGLGLREVALAGLSMGACTALQYHQRYGFDAVRSYLHIDQGPCVRNGPDWQWGLMGPEQHALLSPWAELMTQMAPWRERSFGAIPRELRRRFWGALAEFYGAAFHRRGWQQAVNITRIERVARAAFPVTNWPVYMACLQAYLHNDYDWRDSLRTLDKPMTAIVGMESALYPAEGQLRIADYAPTVRIERFAGCGHAVPFEAPLRFARTLSGFLEEARQPLATAPPPELRRAQAA, encoded by the coding sequence ATGGCAAAACTACGCATGCGCGACGGCGCCAAGCTCAACTATATCGAGGTCGGACGCGGCGATCCGGTCATCCTGCTGCACGGCTTCGCGATGCGGGGGGCGCACTGGCTGCCCTTTGTCGCGCGCCATGCGCACCGGCATCGTTTCATCCTGCCCGATCTGCGCGGCTTCGGCGGCTCGCACGAGCTGCCCTTGTCCGGTGAGCGGCTGCTCGACCAGCACGCCGACGATCTGCACGATCTGATCACCGGTCTGGGGCTGCGCGAGGTGGCGCTGGCCGGTCTGTCGATGGGTGCCTGCACGGCGCTGCAGTACCACCAGCGCTACGGCTTCGACGCGGTGCGCTCCTATCTGCACATCGACCAAGGGCCCTGCGTGCGCAACGGTCCGGACTGGCAGTGGGGGCTGATGGGGCCCGAGCAGCACGCGCTGCTGTCGCCCTGGGCCGAGCTGATGACGCAGATGGCGCCGTGGCGGGAGCGTTCCTTCGGCGCCATTCCGCGCGAGCTGCGTCGCCGCTTCTGGGGCGCCCTGGCCGAGTTCTACGGCGCTGCCTTCCATCGTCGCGGCTGGCAGCAGGCCGTCAACATCACACGCATCGAGCGTGTGGCGCGGGCCGCCTTCCCGGTCACCAACTGGCCGGTCTACATGGCCTGCCTGCAGGCCTATCTGCACAACGATTACGACTGGCGCGACTCGCTGCGGACCCTGGACAAGCCGATGACCGCCATCGTGGGCATGGAGTCGGCGCTCTATCCGGCCGAGGGCCAGCTGCGCATCGCCGACTATGCGCCAACGGTGCGGATCGAGCGCTTCGCAGGCTGCGGGCACGCTGTGCCCTTCGAGGCGCCGCTGCGCTTTGCGCGGACCTTGTCCGGATTCCTGGAGGAAGCGCGGCAGCCGCTGGCTACGGCTCCGCCGCCCGAGCTGCGGCGCGCTCAGGCAGCCTGA
- a CDS encoding TetR/AcrR family transcriptional regulator yields the protein MPAAKHAQGPGSDKQSLSADDWAAAALDAMAAGGLECVAIEPLARRLGVTKGSFYWHFANRDALIEAALTRWEREETDDIMVRVGDTTDPYERVVRVFKAANASYRSGRLYLALAAASDRPAIQAAVRRVSERRLAYLYECYRALGLPEGDARRWSTFAYATFMGNLQIRRDVPEAIPENEQFNDYLRLMIETLIPRAREEKNQSTSGQQQDPPLQAVV from the coding sequence ATGCCAGCAGCGAAGCACGCGCAGGGTCCCGGGTCCGACAAGCAGAGCCTCAGCGCCGACGACTGGGCGGCAGCCGCGCTGGACGCGATGGCGGCCGGGGGCCTGGAATGCGTGGCCATCGAACCGCTGGCCCGGCGCCTGGGCGTAACCAAGGGCAGCTTCTACTGGCACTTCGCCAACCGCGACGCGCTGATCGAGGCCGCCCTCACGCGCTGGGAGCGCGAGGAAACCGACGACATCATGGTGCGCGTCGGTGACACCACCGACCCCTACGAACGCGTCGTGCGGGTCTTCAAGGCCGCCAACGCCAGCTATCGCTCGGGGCGCCTCTATCTGGCGCTGGCCGCGGCCAGCGACCGGCCAGCCATTCAGGCGGCCGTGCGTCGCGTCTCGGAGCGACGCCTGGCCTATCTCTACGAGTGCTACCGGGCGTTGGGTTTGCCGGAGGGCGACGCGCGGCGTTGGTCGACCTTCGCCTACGCCACCTTCATGGGCAATCTGCAGATCCGGCGCGATGTGCCGGAAGCCATCCCCGAAAACGAGCAGTTCAACGACTATCTGCGTCTGATGATCGAGACGCTGATACCGCGTGCGCGAGAGGAGAAGAACCAATCCACGTCCGGACAGCAGCAGGATCCGCCGCTGCAGGCCGTGGTCTGA